In Raphanus sativus cultivar WK10039 chromosome 5, ASM80110v3, whole genome shotgun sequence, the following proteins share a genomic window:
- the LOC130512384 gene encoding 26S proteasome non-ATPase regulatory subunit 6 homolog isoform X1, translated as MERVYTFAFSTRNFKKAASLFLDSISTFTMYEILLYETFIFYTVLTSIITLDRVSLKQKVVDAPEILTVLGKIPFLSEFLNSLYECQYKAFFSAFAGMAEQIKFDRYLNPHFRFYMREVRTVVYSQFLESYKSVMVDAMANAFGVSVDFIDQELSRFIAAGKLHCKIGKVAGVLETNRPDAKNALYKATIKQGDFLLNRIQKLFRVIDL; from the exons ATGGAGAGGGTGTACACGTTCGCATTCTCCACCAGAAATTTTAAGAAGGCTGCCAGCTTATTTTTGGATTCTATATCGACCTTCACGATGTATGAGATCCTTCTCTACGAGACCTTCATTTTCTACACCGTGCTTACCAGCATCATAACTCTGGATAGAGTTTCTCTTAAGCAAAAG GTTGTTGACGCACCTGAGATCTTAACCGTGCTTGGGAAGATACCATTCCTTTCCGAGTTCCTGAACTCACTATACGAGTGCCAGTACAAGGCGTTTTTCTCAGCATTTG CTGGAATGGCGGAGCAGATTAAGTTTGACCGTTATTTGAACCCACATTTCCGGTTCTACATGAGAGAAGTGAGAACGGTGGTGTACTCTCAGTTTTTGGAGTCTTACAAGAGTGTAATGGTGGATGCGATGGCAAATGCCTTTGGTGTTTCCGTGGATTTCATCGATCA GGAGCTGTCACGCTTCATTGCAGCTGGGAAGCTTCACTGCAAGATAGGCAAGGTTGCCGGTGTTTTGGAGACAAATCGTCCTGATGCAAAGAATGCACTTTACAAGGCAACAATCAAGCAAGGGGACTTCTTGCTAAACCGGATCCAGAAGCTGTTTCGAGTCATTGATCTGTGA
- the LOC130512384 gene encoding 26S proteasome non-ATPase regulatory subunit 6 homolog isoform X2, producing MERVYTFAFSTRNFKKAASLFLDSISTFTMYEILLYETFIFYTVLTSIITLDRVSLKQKVVDAPEILTVLGKIPFLSEFLNSLYECQYKAFFSAFAGMAEQIKFDRYLNPHFRFYMREVRTVVYSQFLESYKSVMVDAMANAFGVSVDFIDQDEGAVTLHCSWEASLQDRQGCRCFGDKSS from the exons ATGGAGAGGGTGTACACGTTCGCATTCTCCACCAGAAATTTTAAGAAGGCTGCCAGCTTATTTTTGGATTCTATATCGACCTTCACGATGTATGAGATCCTTCTCTACGAGACCTTCATTTTCTACACCGTGCTTACCAGCATCATAACTCTGGATAGAGTTTCTCTTAAGCAAAAG GTTGTTGACGCACCTGAGATCTTAACCGTGCTTGGGAAGATACCATTCCTTTCCGAGTTCCTGAACTCACTATACGAGTGCCAGTACAAGGCGTTTTTCTCAGCATTTG CTGGAATGGCGGAGCAGATTAAGTTTGACCGTTATTTGAACCCACATTTCCGGTTCTACATGAGAGAAGTGAGAACGGTGGTGTACTCTCAGTTTTTGGAGTCTTACAAGAGTGTAATGGTGGATGCGATGGCAAATGCCTTTGGTGTTTCCGTGGATTTCATCGATCA GGATGAGGGAGCTGTCACGCTTCATTGCAGCTGGGAAGCTTCACTGCAAGATAGGCAAGGTTGCCGGTGTTTTGGAGACAAATCGTCCTGA
- the LOC108829164 gene encoding kinetochore protein SPC25 homolog, with amino-acid sequence MEQISGDTRKNNTMGIVCEKDIEEQRLQIDSFIASPFHRSMDSLLDRAKATAQSQVELANVKADLKEAEYELVKVLSAKTHKEAMQMGLRDSISATQSRIQVLKRTLQLHKSKKEERAKTISHRLQGLSVSKDNAGQVTENKSHIDEAISWYNQALGFHVEAGHGVKFTFTNIDAKRPTREFSFTVHYGNDIYTLLDCNPQLDDMDEMVQKLNKTNDLFGFVRLTRDKFQKATLSELPAHSENLPQETSIISASAPAMSITTDTSMLTPENKVSKVQVNRRQKRSSNSPLQSPAPTSSTRRSSRLKAKK; translated from the exons aTGGAACAGATTAGCGGAGATACAAGGAAGAACAACACTATGGGAATCGTGTGTGAGAAAGATATCGAGGAACAGCGGCTTCAAATCGATTCCTTCATCGCTTCCCCCTTCCACAGATCTATGGACTCTCTACTTGACCGAGCTAAAGCCACTGCTCAGAGCCAAG TGGAACTAGCGAATGTGAAAGCGGATCTGAAAGAAGCAGAGTACGAGCTCGTTAAAGTGTTGTCAG CGAAAACCCATAAAGAGGCGATGCAAATGGGTTTAAGGGACTCCATTTCTGCAACACAATCTCGAATCCAAGTGCTTAAACGAACTCTGCagttacacaagtcaaagaaGGAAGAGCGTGCCAAAACTATCTCCCACCGTCTGCAAG GCTTATCAGTATCCAAGGACAATGCTGGTCAAGTCACGGAAAACAAATCCCATATTGATGAAGCCATCTCTTGGTATAATCAGGCTCTTGGTTTTCATGTTGAAGCTGGACATG GAGTTAAGTTCACATTCACCAACATTGATGCAAAAAGGCCGACACGCGAGTTTTCGTTCACAGTTCACTATGGAAATGACATCTACACAC TATTGGATTGCAACCCACAATTAGATGACATGGATGAGATGGTCCAGAAATTGAATAAAACCAATGACCTTTTCGGATTTGTTCGTCTGACGAGGGATAAGTTTCAGAAAGCTACCTTATCTG AACTACCAGCACACTCAGAAAACCTGCCACAGGAAACTTCCATCATATCTGCTTCAGCTCCAGCTATGTCAATTACTACTGATACAAGCATGCTTACTCCAGAGAACAAGGTATCTAAGGTTCAAGTGAATCGGCGACAGAAACGATCTAGCAATTCCCCACTCCAATCTCCTGCACCCACGTCTTCCACTCGCCGTTCTTCTCGCCTTAAG GCTAAGAAGTGA
- the LOC108829158 gene encoding pentatricopeptide repeat-containing protein At3g48250, chloroplastic, with translation MYRSKAVLSSLRIAYSKISTRSHLSKISSLSLAISSQFPWKVRSFASSSRPESMLQLVLENPWSKQVEEGLKQPDTPLTHETAIYLLRKLDKHHPEKARSFLDWVIRGDSGLPPSSPLYSTMLRILAHQRSMKRFWTTLTDMKKRGFYIDEETYKTVYGLLSKEESSKADAAALAHFYERMLKENAVSDVAGGVSAAVSRGDWSCEVERELQEMKLPLSDGFVVSVLKELREHPLKALSFFRWVGSYSGYRHSTVTYNAVLRVLARPGSVAEFWSVVDEMKESAGGEVDLDTYIKVSRQFQKCRMMVEAVKLYEFMMDGPYKPSVQDCSLLLRSLSAGPSPDLDLVFRVSRKFESTGESLSKAVYDGIHRSLTSVGRFEEAEEIVEAMRGAGYEPDNITYSQLVFGLCKAKRLEEARGVVDQMEAGGCVPDIKTWTILIQGHCKNDEVDKAFACFAEMLERGFDIDSDLLDVLVGGFLSQNRIEGAWRFLMEMVRKADVKPWQTTYKGVIDKLLEIKKGDEALDLLQMMKKQNYPAYAEPFDGYLAKFGSLEDAKKFLDVLSSKDSPSFAAYFHVVEAFYREGRLADAKDLVFVCPHRFRTHPKITALFGAA, from the coding sequence ATGTACAGGTCAAAAGCAGTTCTGTCTTCTCTCCGAATCGCTTACTCAAAGATCTCCACCCGGTCGCATCTAAGCAAAATCTCGTCCCTTTCTCTCGCAATTTCCAGTCAATTTCCATGGAAAGTCCGctcctttgcttcttcttcgaGACCAGAGTCAATGCTTCAGCTAGTACTCGAGAACCCTTGGTCCAAACAAGTAGAGGAAGGATTGAAGCAACCAGACACGCCTCTAACCCACGAGACCGCGATCTACCTTCTCAGGAAACTAGACAAGCACCACCCTGAGAAAGCTCGCTCCTTTCTCGACTGGGTCATCAGAGGAGACTCAGGTCTCCCTCCGAGCTCTCCGCTCTACAGCACGATGCTTAGGATCTTGGCTCACCAGAGATCAATGAAACGGTTCTGGACGACTCTGACCGATATGAAGAAAAGAGGGTTTTATATCGACGAGGAGACTTACAAGACTGTTTACGGTTTGCTTAGTAAAGAGGAGAGCTCGAAAGCCGACGCTGCTGCTTTGGCTCATTTCTACGAGAGGATGCTCAAGGAGAACGCGGTTTCTGATGTCGCGGGTGGTGTTTCCGCTGCTGTTTCGAGAGGTGATTGGAGTTGTGAGGTTGAGAGGGAGTTGCAGGAGATGAAACTCCCTCTGTCGGATGGTTTTGTTGTGAGTGTGTTGAAGGAGCTGAGGGAGCATCCTTTGAAAGCTTTGTCGTTTTTTCGCTGGGTCGGTAGTTATTCTGGTTATAGACATAGTACTGTTACGTATAACGCGGTGTTGAGGGTTTTGGCTAGGCCTGGTTCGGTGGCGGAGTTTTGGAGCGTTGTAGATGAGATGAAGGAGAGTGCAGGGGGTGAGGTGGATCTTGATACTTATATAAAGGTTTCGAGGCAGTTTCAGAAGTGTAGGATGATGGTGGAGGCTGTTAAGCTTTACGAGTTTATGATGGACGGTCCGTACAAGCCGTCTGTTCAAGATTGTAGCCTTCTTTTGAGGTCATTGTCTGCTGGTCCCAGTCCTGATTTGGATCTTGTGTTTCGGGTTTCGAGGAAGTTTGAATCGACTGGGGAGTCTCTGTCAAAGGCTGTGTACGATGGGATCCACAGGTCTTTGACCAGTGTAGGGAGGTTTGAAGAAGCTGAAGAGATCGTGGAGGCGATGAGAGGTGCGGGTTATGAGCCGGATAACATCACTTACAGCCAGCTCGTGTTTGGTCTTTGTAAAGCTAAGAGGTTAGAAGAAGCGCGTGGGGTTGTGGATCAGATGGAAGCGGGAGGATGCGTTCCGGATATAAAGACTTGGACTATTCTCATCCAAGGGCACTGCAAGAACGACGAAGTTGACAAGGCCTTTGCGTGTTTTGCGGAGATGCTGGAGAGAGGGTTTGATATCGACTCTGATCTGCTTGATGTGTTGGTAGGTGGGTTTCTCAGCCAGAACAGGATCGAGGGAGCTTGGAGATTTTTAATGGAGATGGTGAGAAAGGCCGATGTCAAGCCTTGGCAAACCACTTACAAGGGTGTTATAGACAAGCTGCTGGAGATAAAGAAGGGCGATGAGGCGCTGGATCTTCTgcagatgatgaagaagcagaaCTACCCTGCTTATGCAGAGCCTTTTGATGGATACCTCGCAAAGTTTGGGAGTTTGGAAGATGCTAAGAAGTTCTTGGATGTGCTGAGCTCAAAGGATTCTCCTTCCTTTGCAGCCTATTTTCATGTTGTTGAAGCTTTCTACCGAGAAGGAAGACTGGCTGATGCGAAAGACCTTGTCTTCGTATGTCCCCATCGCTTTAGAACACACCCTAAAATCACTGCACTCTTTGGCGCAGCTTGA
- the LOC108829159 gene encoding probable serine/threonine-protein kinase WNK3 — translation MRQDEENSEEEFVEIDPTGRYGRYNEVLGKGAFKQVYRAFDQLEGIEVAWNQVKLDDKLCSSEDLDRLYSEVHLLKTLKHKSIIKFYTSWIDHQHMTINLITEVFTSGNLRQYRKKHKCVDLRALKKWSKQILEGLVYLHSHDPPVIHRDLKCDNILINGNQGEVKIGDLGLAAILHRARSAHSVIGTPEFMAPELYEEDYNVLVDIYAFGMCLLELVTSEYPYVECTNAAQIYRKVTSGIKPASLAKVTDPQVKAFIEKCITKVSERLSAKELLDDPFLKCYKEKTESVTSYKENGCNGREIEDKLSDSAVGLTVEGQRKDLNTIFLKLRITDSKGQIRNIHFPFNIETDTSFSVAIEMVEELDLTDDQDISMIAKMIDAEIHSHIPDWIPSGLNGDYSTMQRCLSSPDSLRLDRFPSGRKVWSSPKAGDSRSPFAQRSSSKLSSPSKGRIDDKEVWIVVKKLESLLRKQREQIEELHRDQERVVREFLKEFPPEISEEALLRLQAMDSDSLLC, via the exons ATGAGACAAGACGAGGAAAACTCCGAGGAAGAGTTCGTAGAGATTGATCCCACTGGTCGCTATGGACGA TATAATGAAGTTCTAGGCAAAGGAGCTTTTAAACAAGT ATACAGAGCATTTGATCAACTGGAAGGAATCGAAGTGGCTTGGAACCAGGTTAAGCTAGACGATAAACTCTGTAGCTCAGAGGATTTAGATCGTCTTTACTCTGAAGTTCACTTACTCAAAACCCTTAAACACAAAAGCATCATCAAATTCTACACCTCTTGGATCGATCACCAACACATGACCATCAATCTCATCACCGAAGTCTTCACTTCCGGAAATCTTAGACA GTACCGGAAGAAGCACAAGTGTGTTGATCTAAGAGCACTGAAGAAATGGTCAAAGCAGATTCTAGAAGGGCTTGTTTATCTTCATAGTCATGATCCTCCTGTGATCCATAGAGATCTTAAATGCGATAACATATTGATCAATGGTAACCAAGGTGAGGTTAAAATTGGAGATCTCGGGCTAGCAGCCATTCTGCACCGTGCTCGCTCAGCTCATAGTGTCATTG GTACTCCTGAATTTATGGCGCCTGAACTCTATGAAGAGGATTACAATGTACTTGTCGATATATACGCCTTTGGAATGTGCTTGCTTGAGCTTGTAACTTCCGAGTACCCGTATGTCGAATGTACAAATGCTGCTCAGATTTATAGGAAAGTTACATCG GGAATCAAACCAGCCTCACTTGCAAAAGTTACTGATCCACAAGTGAAAGCATTCATAGAGAAGTGTATCACAAAGGTCTCAGAACGCTTGTCAGCCAAGGAACTACTTGATGATCCTTTTCTGAAAtgctacaaggaaaagaccgaAAGTGTCACATCTTACAAAG AAAACGGATGCAATGGGAGAGAAATTGAAGATAAACTCTCAGATTCTGCGGTAGGTTTAACCGTAGAAGGGCAACGTAAAGATCTCAACACAATCTTCCTAAAACTACGTATCACCGATTCCAAAG GTCAAATTCGTAATATACACTTCCCGTTTAACATAGAGACGGACACATCTTTCTCAGTAGCCATCGAAATGGTCGAGGAATTAGACCTAACCGATGATCAAGACATCTCCATGATCGCTAAGATGATTGATGCAGAGATACATTCACACATTCCCGATTGGATCCCTTCTGGTCTTAACGGAGATTATTCAACCATGCAAAGATGCTTATCTTCTCCTGATTCGCTGCGTTTAGATAGATTTCCCTCGGGTAGAAAAGTCTGGTCCTCTCCCAAAGCTGGAGATTCACGTTCACCGTTCGCTCAACGTTCTAGTTCTAAGCTTTCGTCGCCGTCAAAAGGACGCATCGATGATAAAGAAGTTTGGATTGTGGTTAAGAAACTCGAGTCTTTGTTGAGGAAACAGAGAGAGCAGATCGAAGAGTTGCATCGAGATCAAGAACGTGTTGTTCGTGAGTTTTTGAAAGAGTTTCCTCCTGAGATCTCTGAAGAGGCTTTGCTCAGATTGCAAGCCATGGATTCCGACAGCTTACTGTGTTAA
- the LOC108829160 gene encoding cytochrome P450 71A26 → MQMMITILLLCSVILITFLFFKKEEKSNTPSSPPKLPLIGNLHQLGHHPHRSLCFLSHRYGPLMLLHFGSVPVLVVSSMEAARDVLKTHDRVFASRPRSKIFQKLLYDGHDVAAAPYGEYWRQMKSVCVLHLLSNKMVRSFRNVREEEMSLMMEKIKASSLPVNLSKLLANLTNDVICRVALGRKYGCETDFKELMERLTRLLGVFSVGTYVPCLAWIDRIRGLDSQLEKLRKDLDEFFERVLLDHEDGDGGDRTDFVDVLLKIQREKSVGFDIDRVSIKAIILDVFVGGTDTSYTLMEWVMTELLRHPECLSRLQEEVRTICKGKSSVLEEDIQNMNYLKAVIKETLRLHPPLPLMVPHESTHDVRLRDCHIPAGTQVMINAWAIGREVATWGPDAEEFRPERHLNSSVDFRGQDFELIPFGAGRRICPAISFAVVLNEVVLANLVHQFGWISTEDQAEVAESTGIAIHRMFPLYAIASSTS, encoded by the exons ATGCAAATGATGATCACAATACTTCTCTTATGCTCAGTAATCTTGATTACCTTTCTCTTCTTCAAGAAAGAGGAAAAAAGCAACACACCATCATCACCACCTAAACTTCCCTTGATCGGAAACCTCCATCAGCTGGGGCACCATCCTCACCGATCACTATGCTTCCTAAGCCACCGTTATGGTCCTCTCATGCTCCTACACTTTGGCAGCGTCCCCGTTCTAGTAGTCTCTTCAATGGAGGCGGCCCGAGACGTTTTGAAGACGCACGACCGCGTGTTTGCAAGCCGTCCACGGTCTAAAATCTTCCAAAAGCTTCTTTACGATGGACACGATGTGGCCGCAGCTCCTTATGGAGAGTATTGGAGGCAAATGAAAAGTGTTTGTGTCCTCCATCTCCTAAGCAACAAAATGGTACGTTCCTTTCGAAACGTgagagaagaagagatgagTCTGATGATGGAAAAGATTAAAGCAAGTTCGTTACCAGTGAATCTAAGCAAGCTCTTAGCAAATTTAACGAACGATGTGATATGTAGAGTTGCTTTGGGAAGGAAGTACGGCTGTGAGACGGATTTTAAGGAGTTAATGGAAAGGCTCACAAGGCTATTGGGAGTGTTTAGTGTCGGGACTTATGTTCCGTGTCTTGCATGGATTGATCGGATCCGAGGTCTGGATAGTCAGCTAGAAAAGTTAAGAAAGGATCTTGATGAGTTCTTTGAGAGAGTTTTACTAGACCATGAAGATGGTGACGGAGGAGACAGGACTGATTTTGTGGATGTATTACTCAAGATTCAGAGAGAGAAAAGCGTCGGGTTTGACATCGACCGAGTCAGCATAAAGGCAATCATCTTG gATGTTTTTGTAGGTGGTACGGACACATCTTACACACTTATGGAATGGGTAATGACAGAGCTTCTACGTCACCCCGAATGTCTTAGCAGACTTCAAGAAGAAGTCCGTACAATTTGCAAGGGGAAATCAAGCGTATTAGAAGAAGATATTCAAAACATGAACTACTTAAAAGCTGTGATCAAAGAGACACTAAGGCTACATCCTCCACTTCCACTGATGGTTCCTCATGAATCAACACATGATGTCAGATTAAGAGATTGCCACATACCTGCCGGTACACAGGTCATGATCAATGCATGGGCAATCGGGAGAGAGGTTGCGACATGGGGACCAGACGCAGAGGAGTTTAGACCGGAGAGGCATTTAAATTCATCTGTTGATTTCCGGGGTCAAGATTTTGAGCTGATTCCATTTGGAGCAGGGAGAAGGATTTGCCCAGCTATATCGTTCGCTGTGGTGTTGAATGAGGTGGTTTTAGCTAACTTAGTGCATCAGTTTGGTTGGATATCTACAGAGGATCAGGCCGAAGTTGCTGAATCAACTGGTATTGCAATTCACCGCATGTTCCCTCTTTACGCCATTGCATCATCTACTTCTTGA
- the LOC108829168 gene encoding protein-L-isoaspartate O-methyltransferase 1, producing MKQFWSPNSINKNKAMVENLQSHGVITSDEVAKAMEAVDRGLFVPDRSYAYVDSPLSIGYNVTISAPHMHAMCLELLEKNLKPGMRVLDVGSGTGYLTACFAFMVGSEGRAIGVEHIPELVASSIKNIEASAAASPLLKQGSLAIHVGDGRQGWGEFAPYDAIHVGAAAPEIPEALIDQLKPGGRLVIPVGNLFQDLQVVDKNSDGSVSIRSETSVRYVPLTSREAQLRGE from the exons ATGAAG CAATTCTGGAGCCCAAACAGTATCAACAAGAACAAAGCTATGGTGGAGAATCTTCAAAGCCATGGTGTGATTACCTCTGACGAGGTCGCTAAAGCTATGGAGGCTGTCGACAGAGGCCTCTTTGTACCAGACCGTTCCTATGCTTACGTCGACAGTCCCTTGTCTATTGGCTACAACGTCACCATATCAGCTCCTCACATGCACGCAATGTGCCTTGAGCTCCTCGAAAAGAATCTGAAACCAGGGATGCGTGTTCTTGATGTCGGCTCTG GAACCGGGTACTTAACAGCTTGCTTTGCGTTTATGGTTGGTTCCGAAGGTCGTGCTATTGGTGTGGAGCACATCCCTGAATTGGTGGCTTCTTCCATCAAGAACATTGAAGCGAGTGCTGCTGCTTCGCCATTGCTGAAACAAGGATCTCTGGCTATTCATGTTGGAG ATGGAAGGCAAGGATGGGGTGAGTTTGCACCTTATGATGCTATTCATGTGGGAGCAGCGGCACCGGAGATCCCAGAGGCATTGATTGATCAATTGAAACCTGGTGGGAGACTGGTGATCCCGGTTGGCAACTTATTCCAAGATCTGCAAGTGGTGGATAAGAACTCTGATGGTTCGGTTAGCATCAGGAGCGAAACATCAGTTCGTTATGTTCCTTTAACTAGCCGTGAAGCCCAATTGAGAGGCGAGTGA
- the LOC108829169 gene encoding uncharacterized protein LOC108829169 — MANLVHRFLRNQSCLRAIPRLTPSLLTPHQKPCVVVESASVDSDPVSLANNPVITVSSSFNKPDESLRFYPSFPIGYGFNPTMVHGSDLIGMVPFTEEKGEKEVVIYADSVKKKRKKKMNKHKYRKLRKAQGRKS, encoded by the coding sequence ATGGCGAATCTTGTGCACAGATTTCTGAGGAACCAATCCTGTTTAAGAGCGATCCCGAGGCTCACTCCCAGTCTTCTTACACCACATCAGAAGCCTTGCGTCGTCGTCGAGTCTGCATCTGTAGATTCCGATCCAGTTTCTCTTGCTAATAACCCGGTGATTACGGTCTCCTCTTCGTTTAATAAACCCGACGAATCTCTGCGGTTTTACCCTAGTTTCCCAATCGGGTACGGATTTAACCCGACTATGGTTCACGGTTCGGATCTAATCGGTATGGTGCCGTTCACGGAGGAGAAAGGTGAGAAGGAGGTGGTGATTTACGCTGATAGTGTGAAGAAGAAgcggaagaagaagatgaacaagCATAAGTACAGGAAGCTCAGGAAGGCTCAAGGTCGCAAATCTTAA